A single region of the Mycteria americana isolate JAX WOST 10 ecotype Jacksonville Zoo and Gardens chromosome 10, USCA_MyAme_1.0, whole genome shotgun sequence genome encodes:
- the LOC142415179 gene encoding voltage-gated potassium channel KCNC1-like — protein sequence MEGSKEKIVLNIGGVRYETYSSTLRTFPGTKLCSLTEPHAPSIYDYDPTTKEFFFDRSAEIFSYVLNYYRTKHFHCPIDTCRSVLEEELAFWEINEAQLASCCWLKLNNKEVQPEEFNIWDDNEQTDDQCLIVQTERRDFSWRTRWQPKIWSIFEKPFSSFSAKCLAFVSLLFIVGIVIIFCEETKAQFEFFTANFTSVGYSEVSHDDHEPYYHQAAYLLHLELFCVLWFTFEFSVRFCFCPDKRLFFQNPLNVVDFLSLFPVYIELFVAGQIQRRPSLGLWLGFVRIVYLLKLLKISKLIETPLILRVLCYTLKSILREICILLMILAFETLFFGSLFFYGELLGSHPSYTGELHFTDILVCFWWALITLTTVGYGDIIPFTTAGQVTAALAAVCGMLTIIIPIPIFLVKFKSYYDIAIFKQKLKRSKKH from the exons ATGGAAGGCTCCAAGGAAAAAATCGTCCTGAATATTGGGGGAGTCAGATATGAGACATACAGCAGCACCCTCCGGACCTTCCCAGGGACCAAGCTGTGCAGCCTAACAGAGCCCCATGCCCCAAGCATCTACGACTATGATCCCACCACCAAAGAGTTCTTTTTTGATAGGAGCGCTGAGATCTTCAGCTACGTTTTGAACTATTATAGGACCAAACATTTCCACTGCCCCATTGATACCTGTAGGTCCGTCTTAGAAGAAGAGCTGGCTTTCTGGGAAATAAATGAGGCACAGCTagcatcctgctgctggctgaagcTGAATAACAAAGAGGTGCAGCCAGAGGAGTTTAACATTTGGGATGACAATGAACAGACTGATGACCAGTGCCTCATAGTCCAGACAGAAAGAAGGGATTTCAGCTGGCGAACCAGGTGGCAGCCAAAGATTTGGTCTATATTTGAAAAacccttttcctctttcagtgctAAG tgcttggcttttgtttctctgctgttcaTCGTTGGAATTGTCATCATATTCTGTGAGGAGACCAAGGCACAGTTTGAGTTCTTTACTGCTAACTTCACCTCTGTTGGCTATTCTGAAGTCTCCCACGACGACCACGAACCCTATTACCACCAGGCAGCCTACTTGCTTCATCTGGAGCTTTTCTGTGTCCTCTGGTTTACTTTCGAGTTCTCAGTGCGATTTTGTTTCTGCCCAGACAAGAGGTTGTTCTTCCAAAATCCCCTCAATGTGGTTgacttcctctccctcttcccagttTATATTGAACTCTTTGTGGCTGGGCAGATTCAGAGAAGGCCAAGCCTGGGGCTTTGGTTGGGCTTTGTTCGCATTGTCTATCTCCTCAAACTCCTGAAGATATCCAAGCTGATAGAAACGCCACTGATCCTCAGGGTTCTGTGCTACACCCTCAAGTCTATCCTTAGAGAGATTTGCATCCTGCTGATGATTTTGGCCTTTGAGACCCTCTTCTTTGGCTCTCTCTTCTTCTATGGGGAGTTGCTGGGTAGCCATCCCTCCTACACAGGGGAGCTGCACTTCACTGACATTCTTGTTTGCTTCTGGTGGGCTTTGATCACACTCACTACAGTGGGCTATGGAGATATTATCCCTTTCACCACAGCTGGCCAAGTGACGGCAGCCTTAGCTGCGGTATGTGGCATGTTAACTATTATCATCCCAATACCCATTTTCCTGGTGAAATTTAAAAGCTATTATGACATTGCTATCTtcaaacagaagctgaaaaggagcaagaaacaTTAA